The Candidatus Cloacimonadota bacterium nucleotide sequence CCGACCACAGCGAACCTGCGTGGTTTGCAGATCACAAAAAGATCTGCGGGAGCTGCTTGCCTTTTTTTTGCTGTCCGAAGGCCTGGTTTTCGATCCCCAGCGCCGGGTGCAGCGGCGGCGGCAATATGTGTGTCCTCAGGAAAACTGTCTGCGTGGTTTGGACAAGTGGCGGCGTTCACAGATGAAACGAAAATTTGGCTTGCGCAACATAACTGCCATTTTCCCACGGGAGGAGGCTCAATGACACGCGAGCTGGCTGAAAAGAAGATTGTGAACCTGATGCAATTCGCCCGCAAAGCCGGGAAAATCGTGGCTGGAGCGGATGCCTGCATTCGGGAGCTAAATTCCCGCGGGCTTCGCCTGGTTGTGATCGCAAATGACAGCGCGGAACGCTCTGTTCGCAGGATCGAATATGAAATCAAGGAACAGGCGCCGCGAACCCCGCTTATGCGTCTGGGAAACCAGGAAACATTGAGTACTGCTTTGGGAGTGCATCAAACCGGTATCTTCGGGGTTAAAGACAAGCAATTCGCCGCCCGGATGTTGGAATATCAATCCAGCATCGCCAATGTGGAGGAACAAAGTGCAAATTAGAGTACATGAACTTGCCAAAGAGCTGAAAATCAGCACGATGGCGCTCAGGAAACACCTGACCGATATGAACGTGATCGTGAAAAGCCACATGAGCTTGGTTGATCCCGAGGTGGCGGATATGATCCGGACAAAATATAACGAACAGATGGCCGCGGAGAAAAAGGCGGAGAAAGACAGACGGCGCCTTCATGAGATGCGCCAAGCTGCCAAAGCTGGAAAAACCGCAGCGGAACCCGAGCCGAAGAAGAAGGTTGCCAAGGCTGAGTCTGAGGCTCCCAAAGAGAAAAAAGCCGCCAAACCTGCCCGTGAAAAGAAAAAGGCTGCGAAAACTGAACCTGTAGAAGAACCGGTTTTGGAAGAAGCGGT carries:
- a CDS encoding DUF448 domain-containing protein produces the protein MPNRHSKAGHRPQRTCVVCRSQKDLRELLAFFLLSEGLVFDPQRRVQRRRQYVCPQENCLRGLDKWRRSQMKRKFGLRNITAIFPREEAQ
- a CDS encoding 50S ribosomal protein L7Ae-like protein, which gives rise to MTRELAEKKIVNLMQFARKAGKIVAGADACIRELNSRGLRLVVIANDSAERSVRRIEYEIKEQAPRTPLMRLGNQETLSTALGVHQTGIFGVKDKQFAARMLEYQSSIANVEEQSAN